In Oncorhynchus keta strain PuntledgeMale-10-30-2019 chromosome 36, Oket_V2, whole genome shotgun sequence, the DNA window ATGAATTCCTTGCCGTAATCTTCATTCAGTGGGATAGAATGGGACGGAAAAGAGAACATCTGCCTAAAATAATTAGCTTCCTCTTTTAAAATATCATTCAGAGAATCATGGATGACTCAGTCTTCAGTAATGAGTTTCTCCAAATTATTTTTGTTAGCGTTCCTGTACTGGAGATTCAGGAAGAATGTTGtgcatttttctccatattccatccagtttgatttatttttgtaatagattacattagatcattcttgaataagttcctcaagttatttttgtttttcctctaacatattttgtatctctgtagtgtcatttttattgctatctacatGTACTAttagttagtcttgtctctttAGACAGAAACTGCttttttattattgatgaatATTGAATTGAATGATGTCTGAAGGTACAATTGAAGGTAAACCAAACAATAAGGGGATTTGCTGAACCTGTATTATACTGGAAAAATGCAGTTATAAATTATTTTTTCTTAGTTAAAAATATGTTGTCCTCCAATACACTTCGATACAATTTCCAATATCCCCGTCCTCGTGGAAAATCTATAAGAGTTATGTGAATGCCAATTAAATGATGATCCgatcgcattctgtctcctattaaaactttttttttacctTTGATGAAAGAGACAAGAAAGTAGTCAAAATGAATagcttgattaagtctcctccatgtatatctcactaggttgGGGGTTTTTAGTCTCCAAATATTAACTATTTCtaatgtgtccataatatttgtgatttccttaagggcacggtgatgatagttcaTAGAGTGATTACCTTTACGGTCCATTGAGGTACTTAACACTGTATTATAGTCTCCTAACATAATGATTAGATCATTTGTTGCCTGTACATTCAATAAGTTGGTACAAATGTTTTCGAAAAAGTATGGATCATCCTGATTTGGACCATATAGATGAATGAGCCAAATATCTTTTTTGTCCACTTTCATATTCAAAAAGATCCACGTTTCTTGCGAATCATTCCTGACTATTTGCACATTCAGATCAACATttttgttaattaatatcatcaaACATTTGGAGTTCCTTTGTCAATTTCCTGTAAACAGTATATgttatattccttttcttttagCCGCATAAAGACTGATCTTCTTTTTTTTGTAATCTGCTaaaccattacaattataactggctatacttatttccaCCCTTACCATAACTAGATACTATTCTCAGTCTAAATTGACCATAATTAGTGCTTGTAAAATTACTGCCATCAGAGGTATTATGACGGTCAAAATTAGAGCATCAAATGTCTGATATTTAGAATTTAAGAAATAGGTTCTAGCAATATCggttttattcccttgcctgtttgcctgtgagccaatgccacagatgttagaAAATTGAGACAAGATATTATGTGTAAAGTAAATCTGAGTAGGTTGGTGTGTATGATATAGGATGTGATTTAGTGAGAGTGTGTACGATGTCTGTATAAAAGTAAGACTATAATGTGTgctgtccaaataaataataactcGGCCAATTTGAATGGttgagtgtctgtgtgtaacaTGTAGTGCGTATAGCCTTAATATTCATGATGATAATTGTAATCCATATCGTGTCACCGTCATAGTTGCATTATAATTAACTTTAACATCATTGAAAAACACATCCCAGCATTTCCATAGCAATTGACGTTTCACATGATCATGAAAGACACCTTGCATTGTTCTAGAGACAGCTTCACTACAGCACAAATGTGTTCCATACAATATGTTATTGGAGTCCCCCGTTCTACACCAATCTATACTTCTTTATCGGTGTAACAAATGGCTTTGGCCACATGGTGTCACCCTACATACATGCTTTACTTTGCTGTGTTTGCTCTGAATCACGTGTTCCAAACAAATGCAGCACATCTCAAGGGTGCTTTGACCTAATAGGCCAAACAATGAGGACACAGTATGTTAGATGGACCCTATTCTACAAGGCTTACCAGATACATGAATGTCATTGTCATTGTATCAGTGCAATGATTTATGGCTCAGTtggattgtgggttcgattcccgaaGCCGCACGCATGACTTTAAGTcgtttggataaaagtgtctgctaaatattATTATTAGATATTAGAGAGAGTCACTCACACCCACTCAGAACAGTTGGCATCCCCAGACAGCTCTCTCCCCAATACACACTGTCTCAGTTGTCTATGCACCACTGTTCGGTCAACAATTCTGTCTTCATGTAATGGTAAACCCCAGAGGAAGGGAAGAAAAGACTAAGCTGATTAACTGTTTTAAATCCCCGTCATTAAGCTCGTTAAACATTCCAGAGCCAATGGCACCGGAACACCGGGAGGAAAACAGAAAGAAACTGTTCGATTATCTCCAGGAGATCATATGTGGCTTGTAAGGAGCTATGCAGACATTCCAGAATCTGGGAACCCCACGGGAGGGAGACCTTGGTTGGGAGTGGGTGGCTGGCAGCCTTGGCATTCACATTCCCTTTCTGACTTGAGTCTTTGTTCTCCTAATCCCTAATTAAGGATTAATTTAACTGAATTTTTAGCAGCGGGATCAATTGATAGAATAAAGCAGGTAGCTCTTGCTGGGAGGACTGGACTGACATAATAGGGTCAAAGGTACACACTATCAGGCCTCTGCTGAATACCAACACTAGTCAATCTGATGAATTAActttgtactgtactgtgcaTCATACAGAATTGACAGTATGTTATTACTAGTCAGTGATACTATATGAAGTGTATGCTAAGCAGAAGACAAGACAATTGCTGACAATAAAACAGTGTTTTTCTAAACAATGACAAAATATTCTCCTGACGCTCTCTATGTTCTGACTGTATCTGACCAGCCAGGTAGATATGGGTGTTTTCGTGTGTATGAATTTGGTACCCTGGGGCAAACCAAGCGTTGACTCACCATGCTGTTGAGGCGGTCTGAGTCGTCATAGCTCTCACATGGCTGTGTTCTGGGTCCCAGGGGCTCCAGATCCTCCTCGTCCCACATGTAGGTGCCCCCCGAGCTGTTGGAGGGGGACAGCTCCAGAGACGAGCCCTGAAGGAAGTCTCCCCTCTCTGGGGGCAGGATGTCAAGGGCTGTCCTTACCCCAACTTCCTCCTTCCGCCCTGCACAGGGGACACAAACAGGACAAACAGTTCATACGGTACATTTTACTGACTGTCAGGAATTATGGGACTGAAGCAGTGTTATAAAAGCTCTAGAGTGGTTAATCGTGGCAACTAGTAGTAACAAAAGAAGATACGATTTCAGCAGGTGTTTTTAATTTGTTTTGCTTACCTGAGAGGCCCATCTCATTCCAGTCCATGGTCTCAATCAGGAAGCTCCGCAGGCGGGTCTGAGTGGCAGTACTACCTCTCGTCCTGTTGTCTGGGACATCCCCATCAGCCAGGTTATCAAAGTCATCCAAGAACTCCTCGCTGGTGTCTCCTCGAGAGAGCGAtgaggctgaggagagagacatgtcctctagcccctcccctgtccccctgAGCTGCCCCCCTGAGGTCCTGTCGCTGTCACTAAGGGGGTCTGGAGTGAGGGTGAGGGGGGGTGACTCTGCCCTATTCCCGTCCCCCACTCCTCCAGCCCTGACCTCCCCCTTCACCCTCCCTGTAAACAGGGGTTTCTGCTGCTTGACCTGGCCAGGCCGTGTCAGTCTATAGCCCAGAGCAGAAGGCTTGTTCAGAACACAGTTGGGGAGAAGAGGTTTTTTCAGGGCACTAGGGGTTGTGGAGGGGGAGCCGGCTGAAGAGAGGCTCCTAGGATACTGAAGCCCCCCCTGCCCTGTCCCCAGGCCGAGGCCCATCCCCAGGCCCTGCCTCCCATTCGACAGCTGGTGGGGTCTGATGTGGTTGGTCCTGGGTGGTTGTAGCTGGGTGTTGGCTAGAGGCTTGGCCAGCTCCACTGCCCGGTTAAAGGAGAAGGAGCGTGCCATGGGCAAGTTGGTCGGGGACGGGATCTGCTTGAAGTGGGTGAAACTCTGCGAGCGCACCATGTTGTCCAGTGTGAGGGACTTGAGGCTGTCACTGGACTGGGACAGGCTATCTCTAGAGCTGCTGCGCGGGGAGCTGGAGCTGGCCCGTGGCCTCACCAGCCCTAAACCTGACTGTCCTGAGCCATCAGTAGCTCCATTTTGGCCTAGTTTGGGGCCTCCACTGAAGGAGGCGCTCTGCCCCTGTCTGGGCCCTGCCTTGGGGCTGGTCTTTGTGACTTGGCGGGGGATGGCCCTGGGGCTTGAAGTAGATGACTCAGACGAACCAGAACTCCTGACCCTCTTAGGGGTGGATGGGGACGGTTTCTTGATCTCCCTCCCCCATGTGGAGTGCTGAGTCTTGGGCTTGTCCCCTCCCTCCTTTGGGCATGCATCATCTTCAAGGCTAGTGGGGGTGGTTGGAGTACTGCCACCGTCTTTCCTCCATtttagagagaaggaggaggcacGGACCACCCCATTGGGTCTTGCTGGGGGGGTGGTCTTGCTGTCTTGGGGTGAAGGGGTGGTTCCATTGGGCAGGGGGCTGGTGACCCCCGTGGTGGGGCGGACACCGAACTTAGGCAGTCTGGACACCATGGCAAGCTTGATGGGTGTCTTCTCTTCCATCAGCTgccagcacacagagagagagagagagagagagagagagagagagagagagagagagagagagagagagagagagagagagagagagagagagagagagagagagagagagagagagagagagagagagagagagagagagagagagagagagagagagagagagagagagagagagagagagagagagagagaattaacaaaaacacagagcaaactagaatgctatttggccctacacagagagtacacagttgcagaatacctgaccactgtgactgacccaaaattaaggaaagctttgactatgtacagactcagtgagcatagccttgctattgagaaaggccgccgtaggcagacatggctctcaagagaagacaggttatgtgctcactgcccacaacatgaggtggaaactcagctgcacttcctaacctcctgcccaatgtatgaccatattagagagacatatttccctcagattacacagatccacaaaggattcgaaaaacaaatccaattttgaaaaactcccatatctactgggtgaaattccagtgttccatcacagcagcaagatatgtgacctgttgccacgacaAAAGGGCaagcagtgaagaacacacaccattgtaaatacaacccatatttatgcttatttattttatcttgtgtcctttaccatttgtacattgttaaaacactatatatatatatatatatatatatatatatatatatatatatatatatatataatatgacatttgtaatgtctttattgttttgaaacttctgtatgtgtaatgtttactgttaatttttattgtttatttcactttatatattcactttatatattatctacctcgcttgctttggcaatgttaacacatgtttcccatgccaataaagcccttgaatttaatttaattgaattgagagagagagatcaaaattTAATTTCTGTTGCAAATTCATACTTTCATGCATGCGTGGATGTGgcggtcctgggctggtgtggttacacgtagtctgcagttgtgaggatggtt includes these proteins:
- the ccser2a gene encoding serine-rich coiled-coil domain-containing protein 2 isoform X6, producing MEEKTPIKLAMVSRLPKFGVRPTTGVTSPLPNGTTPSPQDSKTTPPARPNGVVRASSFSLKWRKDGGSTPTTPTSLEDDACPKEGGDKPKTQHSTWGREIKKPSPSTPKRVRSSGSSESSTSSPRAIPRQVTKTSPKAGPRQGQSASFSGGPKLGQNGATDGSGQSGLGLVRPRASSSSPRSSSRDSLSQSSDSLKSLTLDNMVRSQSFTHFKQIPSPTNLPMARSFSFNRAVELAKPLANTQLQPPRTNHIRPHQLSNGRQGLGMGLGLGTGQGGLQYPRSLSSAGSPSTTPSALKKPLLPNCVLNKPSALGYRLTRPGQVKQQKPLFTGRVKGEVRAGGVGDGNRAESPPLTLTPDPLSDSDRTSGGQLRGTGEGLEDMSLSSASSLSRGDTSEEFLDDFDNLADGDVPDNRTRGSTATQTRLRSFLIETMDWNEMGLSGRKEEVGVRTALDILPPERGDFLQGSSLELSPSNSSGGTYMWDEEDLEPLGPRTQPCESYDDSDRLNSMDILNNLDPLEPADLEDDDLMLDVDLPEDGSLRTQTAVAPDADEMAHSDRSERGGRKGHWRRRQPRWNGLDHFHNDNRGPVFQQYEGYTCRGGFMVGPRPLPPVGRHDGYSGALDELTLKHMAQDCSSVKNKLLKLNILLQMEDGGSELVKEGEEVEEDNSTTMQLEELMKEVRELREELRDKDRTITQLTQQQQASAHADQPVSCHCHQRAPSLEEDRQTHQDKATQTPWRGQGNSPAQEGERERGRERERETPEIPHSPPCPQLPPERCCFGVLPAPFLSPWQSQYQGPPRTSMPQRRQTSNTTAFQPQPPRAPHPGKTSKNSPHRGPQ
- the ccser2a gene encoding serine-rich coiled-coil domain-containing protein 2 isoform X4, which encodes MEEKTPIKLAMVSRLPKFGVRPTTGVTSPLPNGTTPSPQDSKTTPPARPNGVVRASSFSLKWRKDGGSTPTTPTSLEDDACPKEGGDKPKTQHSTWGREIKKPSPSTPKRVRSSGSSESSTSSPRAIPRQVTKTSPKAGPRQGQSASFSGGPKLGQNGATDGSGQSGLGLVRPRASSSSPRSSSRDSLSQSSDSLKSLTLDNMVRSQSFTHFKQIPSPTNLPMARSFSFNRAVELAKPLANTQLQPPRTNHIRPHQLSNGRQGLGMGLGLGTGQGGLQYPRSLSSAGSPSTTPSALKKPLLPNCVLNKPSALGYRLTRPGQVKQQKPLFTGRVKGEVRAGGVGDGNRAESPPLTLTPDPLSDSDRTSGGQLRGTGEGLEDMSLSSASSLSRGDTSEEFLDDFDNLADGDVPDNRTRGSTATQTRLRSFLIETMDWNEMGLSGRKEEVGVRTALDILPPERGDFLQGSSLELSPSNSSGGTYMWDEEDLEPLGPRTQPCESYDDSDRLNSMDILNNLDPLEPADLEDDDLMLDVDLPEDGSLRTQTAVAPDADEMAHSDRSERGGRKGHWRRRQPRWNGLDHFHNDNRGPVFQQYEGYTCRGGFMVGPRPLPPVGRHDGYSGALDELTLKHMAQDCSSVKNKLLKLNILLQMEDGGSELVKEGEEVEEDNSTTMQLEELMKEVRELREELRDKDRTITQLTQQQQASAHADQPVSCHCHQRAPSLEEDRQTHQDKATQTPWRGQGNSPAQEGERERGRERERETPEIPHSPPCPQLPPERCCFVNQLHIIRQGVLPAPFLSPWQSQYQGPPRTSMPQRRQTSNTTAFQPQPPRAPHPGKTSKNSPHRGPQ
- the ccser2a gene encoding serine-rich coiled-coil domain-containing protein 2 isoform X8, producing the protein MEEKTPIKLAMVSRLPKFGVRPTTGVTSPLPNGTTPSPQDSKTTPPARPNGVVRASSFSLKWRKDGGSTPTTPTSLEDDACPKEGGDKPKTQHSTWGREIKKPSPSTPKRVRSSGSSESSTSSPRAIPRQVTKTSPKAGPRQGQSASFSGGPKLGQNGATDGSGQSGLGLVRPRASSSSPRSSSRDSLSQSSDSLKSLTLDNMVRSQSFTHFKQIPSPTNLPMARSFSFNRAVELAKPLANTQLQPPRTNHIRPHQLSNGRQGLGMGLGLGTGQGGLQYPRSLSSAGSPSTTPSALKKPLLPNCVLNKPSALGYRLTRPGQVKQQKPLFTGRVKGEVRAGGVGDGNRAESPPLTLTPDPLSDSDRTSGGQLRGTGEGLEDMSLSSASSLSRGDTSEEFLDDFDNLADGDVPDNRTRGSTATQTRLRSFLIETMDWNEMGLSGRKEEVGVRTALDILPPERGDFLQGSSLELSPSNSSGGTYMWDEEDLEPLGPRTQPCESYDDSDRLNSMDILNNLDPLEPADLEDDDLMLDVDLPEDGSLRTQTAVAPDADEMAHSDRSERGGRKGHWRRRQPRWNGLDHFHNDNRGPVFQQYEGYTCRGGFMVGPRPLPPVGRHDGYSGALDELTLKHMAQDCSSVKNKLLKLNILLQMEDGGSELVKEGEEVEEDNSTTMQLEELMKEVRELREELRDKDRTITQLTQQQQASAHADQPVSCHCHQRAPSLEEDRQTHQDKATQTPWRGQGNSPAGVLPAPFLSPWQSQYQGPPRTSMPQRRQTSNTTAFQPQPPRAPHPGKTSKNSPHRGPQ
- the ccser2a gene encoding serine-rich coiled-coil domain-containing protein 2 isoform X7, whose protein sequence is MEEKTPIKLAMVSRLPKFGVRPTTGVTSPLPNGTTPSPQDSKTTPPARPNGVVRASSFSLKWRKDGGSTPTTPTSLEDDACPKEGGDKPKTQHSTWGREIKKPSPSTPKRVRSSGSSESSTSSPRAIPRQVTKTSPKAGPRQGQSASFSGGPKLGQNGATDGSGQSGLGLVRPRASSSSPRSSSRDSLSQSSDSLKSLTLDNMVRSQSFTHFKQIPSPTNLPMARSFSFNRAVELAKPLANTQLQPPRTNHIRPHQLSNGRQGLGMGLGLGTGQGGLQYPRSLSSAGSPSTTPSALKKPLLPNCVLNKPSALGYRLTRPGQVKQQKPLFTGRVKGEVRAGGVGDGNRAESPPLTLTPDPLSDSDRTSGGQLRGTGEGLEDMSLSSASSLSRGDTSEEFLDDFDNLADGDVPDNRTRGSTATQTRLRSFLIETMDWNEMGLSGRKEEVGVRTALDILPPERGDFLQGSSLELSPSNSSGGTYMWDEEDLEPLGPRTQPCESYDDSDRLNSMDILNNLDPLEPADLEDDDLMLDVDLPEDGSLRTQTAVAPDADEMAHSDRSERGGRKGHWRRRQPRWNGLDHFHNDNRGPVFQQYEGYTCRGGFMVGPRPLPPVGRHDGYSGALDELTLKHMAQDCSSVKNKLLKLNILLQMEDGGSELVKEGEEVEEDNSTTMQLEELMKEVRELREELRDKDRTITQLTQQQQASAHADQPVSCHCHQRAPSLEEDRQTHQDKATQTPWRGQGNSPAEGERERGRERERETPEIPHSPPCPQLPPERCCFGVLPAPFLSPWQSQYQGPPRTSMPQRRQTSNTTAFQPQPPRAPHPGKTSKNSPHRGPQ
- the ccser2a gene encoding serine-rich coiled-coil domain-containing protein 2 isoform X5 — its product is MEEKTPIKLAMVSRLPKFGVRPTTGVTSPLPNGTTPSPQDSKTTPPARPNGVVRASSFSLKWRKDGGSTPTTPTSLEDDACPKEGGDKPKTQHSTWGREIKKPSPSTPKRVRSSGSSESSTSSPRAIPRQVTKTSPKAGPRQGQSASFSGGPKLGQNGATDGSGQSGLGLVRPRASSSSPRSSSRDSLSQSSDSLKSLTLDNMVRSQSFTHFKQIPSPTNLPMARSFSFNRAVELAKPLANTQLQPPRTNHIRPHQLSNGRQGLGMGLGLGTGQGGLQYPRSLSSAGSPSTTPSALKKPLLPNCVLNKPSALGYRLTRPGQVKQQKPLFTGRVKGEVRAGGVGDGNRAESPPLTLTPDPLSDSDRTSGGQLRGTGEGLEDMSLSSASSLSRGDTSEEFLDDFDNLADGDVPDNRTRGSTATQTRLRSFLIETMDWNEMGLSGRKEEVGVRTALDILPPERGDFLQGSSLELSPSNSSGGTYMWDEEDLEPLGPRTQPCESYDDSDRLNSMDILNNLDPLEPADLEDDDLMLDVDLPEDGSLRTQTAVAPDADEMAHSDRSERGGRKGHWRRRQPRWNGLDHFHNDNRGPVFQQYEGYTCRGGFMVGPRPLPPVGRHDGYSGALDELTLKHMAQDCSSVKNKLLKLNILLQMEDGGSELVKEGEEVEEDNSTTMQLEELMKEVRELREELRDKDRTITQLTQQQQASAHADQPVSCHCHQRAPSLEEDRQTHQDKATQTPWRGQGNSPAEGERERGRERERETPEIPHSPPCPQLPPERCCFVNQLHIIRQGVLPAPFLSPWQSQYQGPPRTSMPQRRQTSNTTAFQPQPPRAPHPGKTSKNSPHRGPQ
- the ccser2a gene encoding serine-rich coiled-coil domain-containing protein 2 isoform X3, whose product is MEEKTPIKLAMVSRLPKFGVRPTTGVTSPLPNGTTPSPQDSKTTPPARPNGVVRASSFSLKWRKDGGSTPTTPTSLEDDACPKEGGDKPKTQHSTWGREIKKPSPSTPKRVRSSGSSESSTSSPRAIPRQVTKTSPKAGPRQGQSASFSGGPKLGQNGATDGSGQSGLGLVRPRASSSSPRSSSRDSLSQSSDSLKSLTLDNMVRSQSFTHFKQIPSPTNLPMARSFSFNRAVELAKPLANTQLQPPRTNHIRPHQLSNGRQGLGMGLGLGTGQGGLQYPRSLSSAGSPSTTPSALKKPLLPNCVLNKPSALGYRLTRPGQVKQQKPLFTGRVKGEVRAGGVGDGNRAESPPLTLTPDPLSDSDRTSGGQLRGTGEGLEDMSLSSASSLSRGDTSEEFLDDFDNLADGDVPDNRTRGSTATQTRLRSFLIETMDWNEMGLSGRKEEVGVRTALDILPPERGDFLQGSSLELSPSNSSGGTYMWDEEDLEPLGPRTQPCESYDDSDRLNSMDILNNLDPLEPADLEDDDLMLDVDLPEDGSLRTQTAVAPDADEMAHSDRSERGGRKGHWRRRQPRWNGLDHFHNDNRGPVFQQYEGYTCRGGFMVGPRPLPPVGRHDGYSGALDELTLKHMAQDCSSVKNKLLKLNILLQMEDGGSELVKEGEEVEEDNSTTMQLEELMKEVRELREELRDKDRTITQLTQQQQASAHADQPVSCHCHQRAPSLEEDRQTHQDKATQTPWRGQGNSPALQILQPSSPSHHEHLTQERLVKTALTEGHSDPQRRRSRGDGSPCTDSNRPARSPARGVDTPPVPNPDELSVLLSTQLNINDREGPGTTPSPTQGLPAASSPATGALSRPDGGQRASPEGPGCPRILQRPRLHMGVSVPALPQRYTNGSLLRSSSVGLLANHRTKQLPPPSRGLPCFNSGPQAVGPSLGHGVLAQPRTLGVRRDLESTSPPSLEMLDLGLLRARVLVPPILSRLPKPKIH